The following coding sequences are from one Eleginops maclovinus isolate JMC-PN-2008 ecotype Puerto Natales chromosome 13, JC_Emac_rtc_rv5, whole genome shotgun sequence window:
- the zc3h12ab gene encoding ribonuclease ZC3H12A, with amino-acid sequence MNAYVAVFTSGPPWSKIPNITNLSDSGTSSWTLPSLLPDPISSRPSSERMQPSEPSHSPGPQHPDTQLDFFHKLGYSTAQVQAVQQNFGPNMDTDKLLGELVKISASQEASGGRKQGPVTTMSVLVPRGEPQPAGPAMLLPLAVSSPQNREESPEEEDTLRPIVIDGSNVAMSHGNKEVFSCLGIQLAVDFFMDRGHTEITVFVPSWRKEQPRPDVPITDQHILRDLEKRKIVVFTPSRRVAGKRVVCNDDCFIVKLGYESDGVIVSNDMYRDLQGEKPEWKRFIEERLLMYSFVNNKFMPPDDPLGRYGPTLENFLRRFPKTQKKQPCPYGKKCTYGIKCKFHHPERSKQSNRSVADELRVNAKHPSTDQKQSSTRSSPVPGQSLSLVEDMAKKLTLGPESGSLKKDHKNDRLKASHRSSKRATSKKEKRLTPDLISVLQSGSREQLDSGLGSIDSQPVEAPQSVCDHQYGTAYESLQHTHSLRQQYSAPCSYCSHGPSSGGTTPAFPHQNQHYSIPYTHQYPSYNEYPVSTPAYSKPTDFQNSRAHSRQQQFWSDPIGAHRQVVQRLHRESSQWESPPVSRASGQQREVVRKKLLAIFSVHLVDAAMDMFPQLMDPQMLVVEILKLQSEK; translated from the exons ATGAATGCTTATGTTGCTGTCTTCACATCTGGACCTCCATGGAGTAAAATCCCGAACATTACAAACCTCTCAGACTCTGGCACTTCTTCATGGACTTTACCTTCGCTCCTACCGGACCCAATATCCTCCCGTCCCTCCAGTGAGAGAATGCAGCCCAGCGAACCCTCTCACTCCCCAGGCCCCCAGCACCCGGACACCCAGCTGGACTTCTTCCACAAACTGGGGTACTCGACAGCTCAGGTTCAGGCCGTTCAGCAGAATTTTGGCCCCAACATGGACACAGACAAACTCCTGGGGGAGCTGGTGAAGATCAGTGCGAGTCAGGAGGCCAGTGGGGGGCGCAAGCAGGGGCCGGTGACCACAATGTCTGTACTGGTGCCCAGAGGGGAGCCTCAGCCTGCGGGGCCCGCTATGCTGCTTCCTCTCGCAGTGTCATCACCGCAGAATAGAGAGGAGAGCCCCGAAGAGGAAGACACTCTGAGACCCATTGTTATAGACGGGAGCAACGTTGCCATGAG CCACGGGAACAAGGAAGTGTTCTCCTGTCTGGGAATCCAGCTGGCTGTGGACTTTTTCATGGACAGAGGCCACACTGAAATCACAGTGTTTGTTCCCTCGTGGAGGAAGGAGCAGCCTCGGCCAGATGTTCCAATCACAG atcAGCACATTCTCCGAGACCTAGAGAAAAGGAAGATTGTGGTGTTCACGCCGTCGAGACGTGTTGCGGGCAAACGAGTGGTCTGTAATGACGACTGTTTTATCGTCAAGCTGGGCTACGAGTCTGATGGTGTCATTGTGTCCAACGACATGTACCGAGACCTTCAGGGAGAGAAGCCTGAGTGGAAACGCTTCATTGAGGAGAGGCTGCTCATGTATTCCTTTGTTAATAACAA GTTTATGCCTCCTGATGATCCTCTGGGCCGCTACGGACCGACCCTTGAAAACTTTTTGCGGAGGTTTCCTAAGACTCAGAAAAAACAACCATGTCCTTATG GAAAGAAGTGCACTTATGGGATTAAATGTAAGTTCCACCATCCAGAGCGATCAAAACAGTCCAACCGTTCTGTTGCCGATGAACTTCGGGTGAACGCTAAGCACCCCTCCACCGATCAGAAACAATCCTCCACTCGCTCCAGTCCTGTGCCGGGGCAGAGCCTCTCGCTGGTGGAGGATATGGCAAAGAAACTGACTTTGGGACCCGAGAGTGGTTCCCTAAAGAAAGATCATAAAAACGACCGGCTGAAGGCGAGTCACCGCTCCAGCAAGAGGGCCACATCTAAAAAGGAGAAGCGCTTGACTCCTGACCTCATATCAGTGCTGCAGAGTGGCTCTCGGGAGCAGCTGGACTCTGGTTTAGGTTCAATAGACAGTCAGCCAGTAGAGGctcctcagagtgtgtgtgatcacCAGTATGGGACGGCGTATGAGAGCCTTCAGCACACCCACAGTTTGAGACAACAGTACAGTGCTCCGTGCAGCTACTGCTCACATGGCCCTTCCTCTGGCGGCACAACGCCTGCTTTCCCGCACCAAAACCAGCATTACAGCATTCCTTACACGCATCAGTACCCAAGCTACAATGAATACCCAGTCAGCACGCCTGCGTACAGTAAACCGACAGATTTTCAGAATAGCAGAGCCCACAGCCGCCAGCAGCAGTTCTGGTCTGATCCAATAGGGGCTCATCGTCAGGTGGTCCAGCGCCTGCACAGGGAGAGCTCTCAGTGGGAGTCTCCTCCGGTGTCCAGAGCCAGCGGGCAGCAGAGGGAGGTTGTGCGAAAGAAGCTTCTTGCTATCTTCAGCGTGCACTTGGTAGATGCAGCCATGGATATGTTTCCTCAGCTGATGGATCCACAGATGCTGGTAGTTGAGAtcctgaagctgcagagtgAGAAATAG
- the LOC134875259 gene encoding mucin-2-like yields MEIHLYIWLLSIITASSGTGFNDKGNLNSQFYNLDWMKSIPNETPVSAISIPGTHKSMHQYGLRSCQVWTLKDQLNVGIRYFDVHVDVWPPDRNILYIKDGNWRLWNTFEKVLTEMIKFLSEHSGETVLLEVKLHHSHFYKSKVEELMKKMIEKFPNKILTTWKVPNMQQARGRIIFLQSNTFNDGTVNHQSKFFEHEKLKEVDNLIKHHKENLCGNYILRTQRSANWLKIKKLAKDINKQLYDFVVEHSKNSPNRGCLGVISMDFPSADLVKLITQLKPCNCGKGAIKGHEGKGPQTTIEPQEVTDIKTSSEDPDFDTEPTSQSLTSKHATEAAKTTTPPEPTTPPPEPTTPPPEPTTPPPEPTTPPPEPTTPPPEPTTPPPEPTTPPPEPTTPPPEPTTPPPDPNTIPPESTTSPPEPKTPPPEPTTPPPEPTTPPLEPTTTPSEPTTPPPEPTTPPPEPTTPPPEPTTPPPEPTTPPPEPTTPPPEPTTPPPEPTTPPPEPNTIPPESITSPPEPTTPPPEPTTPPPEPTTPPPEPTTPPLELTTPPSEPTTPPPKPTTPPPEPTTPRPEPTTPPPDPNTIPPEPTTPRPEPTTPPPEPTTPPLEPTTPPPEPTTPPPEPTTPPPEPTTPPPEPTTPPPEPTTPPPEPTTPPLEPTTTPSEPTTPPPEPTTPPPEPTTPPPEPTTPPPEPTTPPPEPTTPPPEPTTPPPEPTTPPPEPNTIPPESITSPPEPTTPPPEPTTPPPEPTTPPPEPTTPPLELTTPPSEPTTPPPELTTPPSEPTTPPPEPTTPPPEPTTPPPEPTTPPLEPTTPPSEPTTPPPEPTTPPPEPTTPPLEPTTPPLEPTTPPPEPTTPPLEPTTPPSEPTTPPSEPTTPPPEPTTPPPEPTTPPPEPTTPPPEPTTPPPELTTPPPEPTTPRPEPTTPPPEPTTPPPEPTTPPLEPTTPPSEPTTPPPEPTTPPPEPTTPPLEPTTPPLEPTTPPPEPTTPPSEPTTPPPEPTTPPPEPTTPPPEPTTPPPEPTTPPPEPTTPPPEPTTPPPEPTTPPPEPTTTPPEPTTPPPEPTTPPPEPTTPPAEPTTPPPEPTTTPPEPTTPPPEPTTPPPEPTTPPPEPTTPPPEPTTPPPEPTAPPPEPTTPPAEHTTPPPEPTTLPPEPTTPPPEPTTPPPEPTTPPLEPTTPPPEPTTPPTEPTTPPPEPTTPPPEPTTPPLEPTTPPPEPTTPPLEPTTPPSEPTAPPPEPTTAPPEPTTPPPEPTTTPPEPTTPPPEPTTPPLEPTTPPPEPTTPPPEPTTPPPEPTTPPPEPTTPPLEPTTPPSEPTAPPPEPTTTPPEPTTPPPEPTAPPPEPTTPPPEPTTTPLEPTKHPNEPTTTPPGPTKPPPEPTTRTPEHRLHPLPNVLPGSYPAVVPKIPLKIEPKTQWRRRNCHRG; encoded by the exons ATGGAGATCCATCTTTACATCTGGTTACTCTCTAT AATAACCGCCTCCTCAGGGACAGGTTTCAATGATAAAGGAAACCTAAATTCACAATTTTATAATCTGGACTGGATGAAGTCTATTCCTAACGAGACTCCAGTCTCTGCTATTTCAATTCCTGGaacacacaaaagcatgcaCCAATATGGACTACGTTCATGTCAAGTTTGGACCTTAAAAGACCAACTAAATGTGGGCATAAGATATTTTGATGTTCATGTTGATGTTTGGCCGCCTGATCGAAACATCCTTTATATTAAGGATGGAAACTGGAGGTTatggaatacatttgaaaaagttcTGACGGAGATGATAAAGTTCTTATCAGAGCATAGTGGTGAGACTGTGCTGTTGGAAGTGAAACTCCATCATTCTCACTTCTACAAATCAAAAGTTGAAGAACTGATGAAGAAAATGATTGAAAAGTTCCCAAATAAAATATTGACTACATGGAAGGTACCAAATATGCAACAGGCAAGAGGCAGGATTATTTTTCTCCAGAGTAACACATTTAATGATGGAACTGTAAACCATCAATCAAAGTTCTTTGAACATGAAAAGCTAAAGGAGGTTGATAATCTAATAAAGCACCACAAGGAAAACCTGTGTGGCAATTACATTCTACGGACACAACGTTCGGCAAACTggttaaaaattaaaaaattggCTAAAGATATAAACAAGCAGCTTTATGACTTTGTGGTGGAACATAGTAAAAACTCCCCGAACCGAGGTTGCTTAGGTGTCATCAGCATGGACTTCCCGAGTGCCGATCTGGTTAAACTCATCACTCAGCTGAAACCTTGCAATTGTGGTAAAGGTGCAATAAAAGGACATGAGGGAAAGGGACCTCAAACGACCATCGAGCCACAAGAAGTAACGGACATAAAGACTTCATCTGAAGATCCAGACTTTGATACAGAACCTACAAGCCAATCTTTAACATCGAAGCATGCTACAGAAGCCGCTAAAACAACAactccaccagagcccacaacacctccacctgagcccaccacacctccaccagagccaacaacacctccaccagagcccaccacacctccaccagagcccacaacccctccaccagagcccacaaCACCTCCACCTGAGCCCACAACACCTCCACCAGAACCTacaacacctccaccagagcccacaaCACCTCCACCAGACCCCAATACCATTCCACCAGAGTCCACAACATCTCCACCAGAACCTAaaacacctccaccagagcccaccacacctccaccagagccaACAACACCTCCACTGGAGCCCACCACAACTCCATCAgagcccaccacacctccaccagagcccacaacacctccaccagagcccaccacacctccaccagagcccacaacccctccaccagagcccacaaCACCTCCACCTGAGCCCACAACACCTCCACCAGAACCTACAACACCCCCACCAGAGCCCacaacacctccaccagagcccaaTACCATTCCACCAGAGTCCATAACATCTCCACCAGAACCTacaacacctccaccagagcccaccacacctccacctgagcccaccacacctccaccagagccaACAACACCTCCACTGGAGCTCACCACACCTCCATCAgagcccaccacacctccacctaagcccaccacacctccaccagagcccaccaCACCTCGGCCAGAGCCGACAACACCTCCACCAGACCCCAATACCATTCCACCAGAGCCCACAACACCTCGACCTGAGCCCACAAcccctccaccagagcccaccacacctccacTGGAGCCCACAACACCTCCACCTGAGCCCACAACACCTCCACCAGAACCTacaacacctccaccagagcccacaacacctccacctgagcccacaacacctccaccagagcccaccacacctccaccagagccaACAACACCTCCACTGGAGCCCACCACAACTCCATCAgagcccaccacacctccaccagagcccacaacacctccaccagagcccaccacacctccaccagagcccacaacccctccaccagagcccacaaCACCTCCACCTGAGCCCACAACACCTCCACCAGAACCTacaacacctccaccagagcccacaacacctccaccagagcccaaTACCATTCCACCAGAGTCCATAACATCTCCACCAGAACCTacaacacctccaccagagcccaccacacctccacctgagcccaccacacctccaccagagccaACAACACCTCCACTTGAGCTCACCACACCTCCATCAgagcccaccacacctccaccagagctCACAACACCTCCATCAGAGCCCACAACACCTCCACCTGAGCCCACAAcccctccaccagagcccaccacacctccaccagagcccaccacacctccactggagcccaccacacctccatcagagcccaccacacctccaccagagccgACCACACCTCCTCCAGAGCCAACAACACCTCCACTGgagcccaccacacctccacTGGAGCCCACtacacctccaccagagcccaccacacctccacTGGAGCCCACTACACCTCCATCAgagcccaccacacctccaTCAGAGCCCacaacacctccaccagagcccaccacacctccaccagagcccacaaCACCTCCACCTGAGCCAACAACACCTCCACCAGAACCTacaacacctccaccagagctcacaacacctccaccagagcccacaaCACCTCGACCTGAGCCCACAAcccctccaccagagcccaccacacctccaccagagcccaccacacctccactggagcccaccacacctccatcagagcccaccacacctccaccagagccgaccacacctccaccagagccaACAACACCTCCACTGgagcccaccacacctccactggagcccaccacacctccaccagagcccaccacacctccatcagagcccaccacacctccaccagagcccaccacacctccaccagagcccacaaCACCTCCACCTGAGCCAACAACACCTCCACCAGAACCTacaacacctccaccagagcccacaaCACCTCCACCTGAGCCAaccacacctccaccagagcccaccacacctccaccagaACCAACAACAactccaccagagcccacaacacctccaccagagcccacaacacctccaccagagcccacaaCACCTCCAGCTgagcccaccacacctccaccagaACCAACAACAactccaccagagcccacaacacctccaccagagcccacaacacctccaccagagcccaccacacctccaccagagcccaccacacctccacctgagcccacaacacctccaccagagcccacagcacctccaccagagcccacaaCACCTCCAGCTGAGCACacaacacctccaccagagcctACAACACTTCCACCAgagcccaccacacctccaccagaaccaacaacacctccaccagagcccaccacacctccacTAGAGCCAACAACACCTCCACCTGAGCCCACAACACCTCCAACAGAGCCCacaacacctccaccagagcccaccacacctccaccagagccaACAACACCTCCACTGgagcccaccacacctccaccagagccaACAACACCTCCACTGgagcccaccacacctccaTCAGAGCCCACCgcacctccaccagagcccacaacagctccaccaGAGCCTaccacacctccaccagagccaACAACAActccaccagagcccaccacacctccaccagagccaACAACACCTCCACTGgagcccaccacacctccaccggagcccaccacacctccaccagagcccaccacacctccaccagagcccacaaCACCTCCACCGGAGCCAACAACACCTCCACTGgagcccaccacacctccaTCAGAGCCCACCgcacctccaccagagcccacaacaactccaccagagcccaccaCACCGCCACCAGAGCCCACCgcacctccaccagagcccaccacacctccaccTGAGCCCACAACCACTCCACTAGAGCCCACAAAACATCCAAATGAGCCCACAACCACTCCACCAGGGCCCACAAaacctccaccagagcccacaaCACGTACACCAGAGCACAGATTACATCCTCTGCCTAATGTATTACCGGGGTCATATCCAGCTGTGGTCCCTAAAATCCCCCTTAAAATAGAACCCAAGACACAGTGGAGAAGGCGTAATTGTCATAGAGGGTAA